The following proteins are encoded in a genomic region of Streptococcus gwangjuense:
- a CDS encoding DUF4059 family protein — MLLQLFSLYFESLILTTILVLIFLGIWIGLRAMSGVDKTAKARQAHLYDMIMIGVLVVPVLSFAVMSLILVFKA, encoded by the coding sequence ATGCTACTGCAACTATTTTCTTTATATTTCGAGAGTTTGATCTTGACCACCATCCTTGTCCTGATTTTTTTAGGGATTTGGATTGGACTAAGAGCCATGTCGGGAGTTGATAAGACAGCCAAGGCTCGCCAAGCCCATCTCTATGATATGATTATGATTGGTGTCTTGGTTGTTCCAGTATTATCCTTTGCGGTTATGAGTTTAATTCTTGTTTTCAAGGCATAA
- the trxB gene encoding thioredoxin-disulfide reductase — MYDTIIIGAGPAGMTAALYAARSNLKVGLIEGGLPGGQMNNTSDIENYPGYANISGPELAEKMFEPLENLGVEHIYGYVENVQDHGDFKKVITDDQTYETRTVIVATGSKHRPLGVPGEEELNSRGVSYCAVCDGAFFRDQDLLVVGGGDSAVEEALFLTRFAKTVTIVHRRDQLRAQKVLQDRAFANEKVSFIWDSVVKEIKGENRVESVVFENVKTGQVTEQAFGGVFIYVGLDPLSDFVKELNIQDQAGWIVTDNHMKTAVDGIFAVGDVRLKDLRQVTTAVGDGAIAGQEAYKFITEHS, encoded by the coding sequence ATGTACGATACTATTATTATCGGTGCTGGACCTGCAGGGATGACTGCGGCCTTGTATGCTGCTCGAAGCAATCTCAAAGTAGGCTTGATTGAAGGTGGTCTGCCAGGTGGTCAGATGAATAATACATCGGATATCGAAAATTACCCAGGATACGCTAATATTAGTGGACCTGAATTGGCTGAAAAGATGTTTGAACCACTTGAAAATCTTGGTGTAGAGCACATCTATGGTTATGTTGAAAATGTCCAAGACCATGGTGATTTTAAGAAAGTGATTACCGATGACCAAACATATGAAACACGTACAGTTATCGTAGCGACTGGTTCTAAACACCGTCCTTTGGGAGTTCCTGGAGAAGAAGAACTGAACAGTCGTGGTGTGTCTTACTGTGCCGTTTGTGATGGTGCTTTCTTCCGTGACCAAGATTTGTTGGTAGTTGGTGGTGGAGATTCAGCGGTTGAAGAAGCCCTCTTCTTGACTCGCTTTGCTAAGACGGTTACCATTGTTCACCGTCGTGATCAACTCCGTGCACAAAAGGTTTTACAAGACCGTGCTTTCGCTAATGAGAAAGTCAGCTTTATCTGGGATTCTGTGGTTAAGGAAATCAAGGGTGAAAACCGAGTAGAATCTGTCGTTTTTGAAAATGTGAAAACAGGTCAAGTGACAGAGCAAGCCTTCGGTGGCGTCTTTATCTATGTTGGTTTGGACCCTCTTAGTGATTTTGTTAAAGAATTGAATATCCAAGACCAGGCAGGCTGGATTGTGACAGATAACCACATGAAAACTGCGGTTGATGGTATCTTTGCAGTTGGAGATGTTCGCTTGAAAGACCTTCGCCAAGTGACAACAGCAGTTGGAGATGGGGCTATCGCTGGTCAAGAAGCTTACAAGTTTATTACAGAACATAGTTAA
- the rlmB gene encoding 23S rRNA (guanosine(2251)-2'-O)-methyltransferase RlmB, whose translation MKTNDIVYGVHAVTEALLANTGNKLYLQEDLRGKNVEKVKELATEKKVSISWTSKKSLSEMTEGAVHQGFVLRVSEFAYSELDHILAKTRQEENPLLLILDGLTDPHNLGSILRTADATNVSGVIIPKHRAVGVTPVVAKTATGAIEHVPIARVTNLSQTLDKLKDEGFWTFGTDMNGTPCHKWNTKGKIALIIGNEGKGISSNIKKQVDEMITIPMNGHVQSLNASVAAAILMYEVFRNRL comes from the coding sequence ATGAAAACAAATGATATTGTCTATGGCGTTCACGCCGTTACCGAAGCCCTCCTTGCAAACACAGGAAACAAACTTTACCTCCAAGAAGATCTCCGGGGTAAGAACGTTGAGAAAGTCAAGGAACTGGCTACAGAAAAGAAGGTGTCCATTTCTTGGACTTCAAAAAAATCCCTCTCTGAGATGACTGAAGGTGCTGTCCACCAAGGTTTTGTTCTACGAGTGTCTGAATTTGCCTATAGCGAGTTAGATCACATCCTTGCAAAAACACGTCAAGAAGAAAATCCACTTCTGTTGATTCTGGATGGCCTAACTGACCCTCACAACTTAGGCTCCATCTTAAGAACAGCCGATGCGACCAACGTTTCAGGTGTCATCATTCCCAAACATCGTGCTGTCGGTGTTACTCCTGTCGTTGCCAAAACGGCCACAGGTGCTATTGAACACGTTCCGATTGCCCGAGTAACCAACCTGAGTCAAACTCTAGACAAACTCAAGGATGAAGGCTTCTGGACCTTTGGCACAGATATGAACGGTACTCCGTGCCACAAGTGGAATACAAAAGGGAAAATCGCCCTCATCATCGGAAATGAAGGAAAAGGTATCTCTAGTAACATCAAAAAACAGGTCGATGAAATGATTACCATTCCCATGAATGGCCATGTTCAAAGCCTCAATGCTAGTGTGGCTGCAGCTATTCTCATGTATGAAGTTTTCCGAAATAGACTATAA
- the def gene encoding peptide deformylase has product MSAIERITKAAHLIDMNDIIREGNPTLRAIAEEVTFPLSDQEIILGEKMMQFLKHSQDPVMAEKMGLRGGVGLAAPQLDISKRIIAVLVPNIVEEGETPQEAYDLQAIMYNPKIVSHSVQDAALGEGEGCLSVDRNVPGYVVRHARVTVDYFDKDGEKHRIKLKGYNSIVVQHEIDHINGIMFYDRINEKDPFEVKDGLLILE; this is encoded by the coding sequence ATGTCTGCTATAGAACGTATTACAAAAGCTGCTCACTTAATTGATATGAACGATATTATCCGCGAAGGGAATCCGACTCTACGCGCGATTGCTGAGGAAGTTACTTTTCCCTTGTCTGACCAGGAAATCATCCTTGGTGAAAAGATGATGCAATTCCTCAAACATTCCCAAGATCCTGTCATGGCTGAAAAGATGGGGTTACGCGGTGGTGTTGGACTGGCTGCTCCTCAATTAGATATCTCAAAACGCATTATCGCTGTTTTGGTACCAAATATTGTTGAAGAAGGCGAAACTCCTCAGGAAGCCTACGACCTGCAAGCCATTATGTATAATCCAAAAATCGTCTCTCACTCTGTTCAAGACGCTGCTCTTGGCGAAGGAGAAGGTTGCCTCTCTGTTGACCGCAACGTGCCTGGCTATGTTGTTCGCCATGCCCGCGTTACTGTTGACTACTTTGACAAGGATGGAGAAAAACACCGTATCAAGCTCAAAGGCTACAACTCCATCGTTGTTCAGCATGAAATTGACCACATCAACGGAATCATGTTTTACGATCGTATCAATGAAAAAGACCCATTTGAAGTTAAAGATGGTTTGCTGATTCTGGAATAA
- a CDS encoding CapA family protein gives MQRRQDRHKRGPVFRFVKGLVSFFRRYRKWSNKGFVTVLLLAVALSMGLVLLFESFQGIPLTSQKKDTISKEANKTNQKSKDQEEKTARIMAHGDLLYHDIIYMSAKKEDGGYDFHENFEYVKPWLKQADLAIGDFEGTINKDHYLAGYPLFNAPSQVMDAIKDTGYHVLDLAHNHVLDSQIEGVISTADAIEKAGMTPIGVYTHESRDQAPLVIKEVNGIKVALLAYSYGFNGIEQSISQEDYNRYLSDLNEDKMKAEIERAEKEADITVIMPQMGVEYRIEPTEEQKALYHKMIEWGADIIFGGHPHVVEPSETVEKDGEKKLIIYSMGNFISNQRIETMTGVDNAKWTERGVLMDVTVKKKGGKTTIETAKAHPTWVNRTPKGTFSPEGYPLYHYQTYILEDFIEGGSHRDQLDEATKERIDTAYKEMNEHVGLKWD, from the coding sequence ATGCAAAGAAGACAAGATAGACATAAACGTGGACCAGTTTTTCGCTTTGTGAAAGGTTTGGTCAGCTTTTTTAGACGTTACCGTAAGTGGAGCAATAAGGGATTTGTTACGGTGCTTTTGCTAGCTGTTGCCTTATCAATGGGCTTGGTCTTGTTGTTTGAAAGTTTCCAAGGAATTCCTTTGACCAGTCAAAAAAAGGATACTATTTCTAAAGAAGCAAATAAGACAAATCAAAAATCTAAAGATCAGGAAGAAAAAACTGCTAGAATTATGGCTCATGGAGATTTACTTTACCATGATATTATCTATATGTCAGCTAAAAAGGAAGATGGCGGCTATGATTTTCATGAGAATTTTGAGTATGTTAAACCTTGGCTAAAACAGGCTGATTTGGCAATAGGTGATTTTGAAGGAACTATTAATAAAGATCATTATTTAGCGGGGTATCCTTTATTTAATGCTCCTAGTCAAGTAATGGATGCTATTAAAGATACTGGGTATCATGTTTTAGATTTAGCCCATAATCATGTTTTAGATTCTCAAATTGAAGGAGTTATTTCAACGGCGGATGCAATTGAAAAGGCAGGAATGACACCTATTGGAGTTTATACGCACGAGTCACGTGATCAAGCTCCGCTCGTTATCAAGGAAGTGAACGGTATCAAGGTTGCACTTTTGGCTTATTCTTATGGATTTAATGGAATTGAGCAAAGTATTTCTCAAGAAGATTATAATCGCTATCTTTCAGATCTAAATGAAGATAAGATGAAGGCTGAAATTGAGCGTGCAGAGAAGGAAGCGGACATTACTGTTATCATGCCTCAGATGGGGGTTGAGTATCGCATAGAACCGACTGAAGAGCAAAAGGCTTTGTACCACAAGATGATTGAATGGGGAGCGGATATTATCTTTGGAGGCCATCCACACGTAGTTGAACCATCAGAGACTGTTGAAAAAGATGGAGAGAAAAAACTTATCATCTATTCTATGGGAAACTTTATCTCTAACCAACGTATTGAAACAATGACTGGTGTAGACAATGCGAAGTGGACTGAGCGTGGTGTTCTTATGGATGTAACTGTCAAGAAAAAAGGTGGAAAAACAACTATTGAAACAGCTAAAGCTCATCCTACTTGGGTCAATCGAACACCAAAAGGAACTTTTTCACCAGAAGGATATCCTCTATATCATTACCAAACTTATATATTAGAAGATTTTATCGAGGGTGGTAGTCATCGTGACCAGTTAGATGAAGCGACTAAGGAACGAATTGATACAGCCTATAAAGAAATGAACGAACATGTAGGATTGAAGTGGGACTAG
- a CDS encoding HAD family hydrolase, giving the protein MTIKVIATDMDGTLLDARGQLDLPRLEKILDQLDQRGIRFVIATGNEIHRMRQLLEHLVDRVVLVVANGARIFENNELIQAQTWDDAIVDKALAHFEGRACQDQFVVTGMKGGFVKEGTIFTDLESFMTPEMIEKFYQRMQFVDELTSDLFGGVLKMSMVVGEERLNLVLEEINDLFDGRVRAVSSGYGCIDILQAGIHKAWGLEELLKRWDLNPQQIMAFGDSENDVEMLEMAGIAYAMENADDKAKAVATALAPANSQGGVYQVLENWLEKGE; this is encoded by the coding sequence ATGACGATTAAGGTAATTGCGACAGATATGGATGGGACCTTGCTGGATGCTAGAGGCCAGCTTGATCTCCCACGTTTGGAAAAGATTTTAGATCAGTTGGATCAAAGGGGTATTCGTTTTGTCATTGCGACTGGGAATGAAATTCACCGCATGAGGCAACTACTGGAGCACTTGGTCGATCGAGTGGTTCTAGTTGTTGCCAATGGTGCTCGTATTTTTGAAAATAATGAACTGATTCAGGCTCAGACTTGGGATGATGCCATTGTCGATAAGGCCTTGGCTCATTTCGAGGGTCGAGCGTGTCAGGACCAATTTGTTGTAACGGGGATGAAGGGTGGTTTCGTCAAGGAAGGTACGATTTTTACAGACCTTGAAAGTTTTATGACTCCAGAAATGATTGAAAAATTCTACCAACGGATGCAGTTTGTGGATGAATTAACATCTGACCTCTTTGGTGGGGTGCTCAAAATGAGTATGGTTGTTGGTGAGGAACGTTTGAATTTGGTATTGGAAGAAATCAATGACCTCTTTGATGGCCGTGTTCGGGCTGTATCTAGTGGCTATGGTTGCATTGATATCCTCCAAGCTGGAATTCATAAAGCATGGGGCTTGGAAGAATTACTTAAGCGCTGGGACTTGAACCCCCAACAAATCATGGCTTTTGGTGACAGTGAAAATGATGTTGAAATGCTTGAAATGGCTGGAATTGCCTATGCGATGGAAAATGCTGATGACAAGGCCAAAGCTGTGGCGACTGCTCTAGCACCAGCCAACAGCCAAGGAGGAGTTTATCAAGTCTTGGAAAACTGGTTAGAAAAAGGAGAATGA
- a CDS encoding SGNH/GDSL hydrolase family protein, protein MAVQLLENWLLKEQGKIQTKYRHLNQVSVVEPDILFIGDSIVEYYPLQELFGTSKTIVNRGIRGYQTGLLLENLDAHLYGGAVDKIVLLIGTNDIGKDVPVNEALNNLEVIIQSIARDYPLTEIKLLSILPVNEGEEYKQTVYIRTNEKIQKWNQAYQELASVYMLVEFVPVFDSLTDQAGQLKKEYTTDGLHLSVAGYQVLTKSLKDCLF, encoded by the coding sequence GTGGCAGTACAGTTATTAGAAAATTGGTTACTAAAGGAACAAGGCAAAATCCAAACCAAGTACCGTCACTTAAATCAGGTTTCTGTTGTAGAACCAGACATTCTTTTTATTGGGGATTCCATTGTCGAATATTATCCTCTGCAGGAGTTGTTTGGGACTTCAAAGACGATTGTCAATCGAGGCATTCGAGGTTATCAGACAGGGCTGTTATTAGAAAATCTAGATGCCCATCTGTACGGTGGAGCGGTGGATAAAATTGTTCTTCTGATTGGGACAAATGATATTGGAAAAGATGTTCCTGTGAATGAGGCACTCAATAATCTCGAAGTTATCATACAATCCATTGCTCGCGATTATCCTTTGACTGAGATTAAATTACTTTCCATTTTGCCAGTCAATGAGGGAGAGGAGTACAAGCAGACGGTCTATATCCGTACGAATGAAAAAATTCAGAAATGGAATCAAGCCTATCAAGAGCTTGCTTCTGTCTACATGCTGGTAGAATTTGTGCCAGTTTTTGATAGTTTGACAGACCAAGCAGGTCAACTCAAAAAAGAATATACAACTGATGGGCTGCATCTCAGTGTTGCTGGTTATCAGGTTTTGACAAAATCCTTGAAAGACTGTCTTTTCTAG
- a CDS encoding DeoR/GlpR family DNA-binding transcription regulator → MLKTERKQLILEELNQHHVVSLEKLVSLLETSESTVRRDLDELEAENKLRRVHGGAELPHSLQEEETIQEKSVKNLQEKKLLAQKAASLIKEQDVIFIDAGTTTAFLIHELVNKNVTVVTNSIHHAAQLVEKQIPTVMVGGSVKTATDASIGGVALNQINQLHFDRAFIGMNGVDDGYYTTPDMEEGAVKRAILENAKQTYVLVDSSKIGHTCFAKVAPLKRAIVITSQGHELLQAIKEKTEVIEV, encoded by the coding sequence GTGTTAAAAACAGAGCGGAAACAACTGATTTTAGAGGAGTTAAATCAACATCACGTAGTTTCTCTAGAAAAATTAGTTAGTTTGCTAGAAACGTCAGAATCAACGGTTAGAAGAGACTTGGATGAGTTGGAGGCGGAAAACAAGCTTCGTCGTGTGCATGGTGGAGCAGAATTACCCCACTCCTTGCAGGAAGAAGAAACCATTCAAGAAAAATCTGTCAAAAACCTTCAAGAGAAGAAGTTGCTTGCTCAGAAGGCAGCCTCTCTCATCAAGGAACAAGATGTCATCTTTATAGATGCTGGAACAACGACAGCCTTTTTGATTCATGAATTGGTCAATAAGAATGTTACAGTCGTGACCAACTCCATTCACCATGCAGCTCAGTTGGTTGAAAAGCAGATTCCGACTGTCATGGTTGGAGGAAGTGTCAAGACGGCGACGGATGCTAGTATCGGGGGCGTTGCTCTTAACCAGATTAACCAATTACACTTTGACCGTGCCTTTATCGGGATGAATGGTGTGGACGATGGCTATTATACGACTCCTGATATGGAGGAGGGAGCTGTGAAGCGAGCTATTTTGGAGAATGCTAAACAGACTTATGTCTTGGTGGATTCGTCAAAAATTGGACACACTTGTTTTGCCAAGGTAGCACCACTCAAACGAGCAATTGTTATCACAAGTCAAGGGCATGAGCTCTTGCAGGCTATTAAGGAGAAAACGGAGGTAATAGAAGTATGA
- the pfkB gene encoding 1-phosphofructokinase, giving the protein MIYTVTLNPSIDYIVRLDQVQVGSVNRMDSDDKFAGGKGINVSRVLKRLNIPNTATGFIGGFTGQFITDTLAEEEIETRFVQVAEDTRINVKIKADQETEINGTGPTVEPAQLEELKAILSSLTADDTVVFAGSSTKNLGNVIYKDLIALTRQTGAQVVCDFEGQTLIDSLDYQPLLVKPNNHELGAIFGVKLDSLDQIEKYARELLAKGAQNVIISMAGDGALLVTSEGAYFAKPIKGTVKNSVGAGDSMVAGFTGEFVKSKDAVEAFKWGVACGTATTFSDDLATAEFIKETYEKVEVEKR; this is encoded by the coding sequence ATGATTTATACAGTCACACTCAATCCATCCATAGACTATATCGTGCGTTTGGATCAAGTCCAAGTCGGTAGTGTCAATCGAATGGATAGTGATGATAAGTTTGCTGGTGGGAAAGGAATTAATGTCAGTCGTGTCTTGAAACGCTTGAATATTCCAAATACAGCAACTGGATTTATCGGTGGCTTTACTGGTCAATTTATCACAGATACTTTAGCAGAGGAAGAAATCGAGACACGTTTTGTCCAAGTGGCTGAAGATACGCGTATCAATGTTAAGATTAAAGCGGACCAAGAAACAGAAATCAACGGAACGGGTCCAACTGTTGAACCAGCCCAGTTAGAAGAATTGAAAGCTATTTTATCTAGTCTGACAGCAGATGATACGGTTGTATTTGCGGGTTCGAGTACTAAAAACCTAGGCAATGTCATCTACAAGGATTTGATTGCCTTGACACGCCAGACTGGTGCTCAAGTTGTTTGTGACTTTGAAGGACAGACCTTGATTGATAGTTTGGACTACCAGCCACTTTTGGTCAAACCAAACAATCATGAACTTGGAGCGATTTTTGGGGTTAAACTAGACAGTTTGGACCAAATTGAGAAATATGCTCGTGAGTTACTAGCTAAAGGTGCTCAAAATGTCATTATCTCTATGGCTGGTGATGGTGCCCTTCTGGTAACATCTGAGGGAGCTTACTTTGCTAAACCAATCAAGGGAACTGTGAAAAATTCAGTTGGAGCTGGTGATTCTATGGTAGCCGGATTCACAGGTGAATTTGTTAAATCAAAAGACGCGGTAGAAGCTTTCAAATGGGGAGTGGCTTGCGGAACGGCAACTACCTTCTCAGATGACTTGGCAACGGCAGAATTTATTAAAGAAACATATGAAAAAGTTGAGGTAGAAAAAAGATGA
- a CDS encoding fructose-specific PTS transporter subunit EIIC gives MKIQDLLRKDVMLLDLQATEKTAVIEEMIKSLTDHGYVTDFETFKEGILAREALTSTGLGDGIAMPHSKNAAVKEATVLFAKSNKGVDYESLDGQATDLFFMIAAPEGANDTHLAALAELSQYLMKDGFADKLRQATSADQVIELFNQASEKAEEPVQAPANDSGDFIVAVTACTTGIAHTYMAQEALQKVAAEMGVGIKVETNGASGVGNQLTAEDIRKAKAVIIAADKAVEMDRFDGKPLINRPVADGIRKTEELINLALSGDAEVYRAANGAKAATASNEKQSLGGAFYKHLMSGVSQMLPFVIGGGIMIALAFLIDGALGVPNENLGNLGSYHELASMFMKIGGAAFGLMLPVFAGYVAYSIAEKPGLVAGFVAGAIAKEGFAFGKIPYAAGGEATSTLAGVSSGFLGALVGGFIAGALVLAIKKYVKVPRSLEGAKSILILPLLGTILTGFVMLAVNIPMAAINTAMNDFLCGLGGGSAVLLGIVLGGMMAVDMGGPVNKAAYVFGTGTLAATVSSGGSVAMAAVMAGGMVPPLAIFVATLLFKDKFTKEERNSGLTNIIMGLSFITEGAIPFGAADPARAIPSFILGSAVAGGLVGLTGIKLMAPHGGIFVIALTSNALLYLVSVLVGAIVSGVVYGYLRKPQE, from the coding sequence ATGAAAATTCAAGACCTATTGAGAAAAGATGTCATGTTGCTGGATTTGCAGGCAACTGAAAAAACTGCTGTCATCGAAGAGATGATTAAAAGTTTGACAGACCACGGTTATGTAACAGATTTTGAAACCTTTAAAGAAGGCATTTTGGCGCGTGAAGCTTTGACTTCTACTGGTCTGGGTGACGGAATCGCAATGCCTCACAGCAAAAATGCTGCTGTCAAAGAAGCGACTGTTCTCTTTGCTAAGTCAAACAAGGGTGTTGACTATGAGAGCTTGGATGGACAAGCAACTGACCTCTTCTTTATGATTGCAGCTCCAGAAGGTGCCAATGATACCCACTTGGCAGCCTTGGCAGAATTGTCTCAATACTTGATGAAAGACGGTTTTGCAGACAAACTTCGCCAAGCAACATCAGCTGACCAAGTTATCGAACTTTTTAACCAAGCTTCAGAAAAAGCTGAGGAGCCTGTTCAAGCACCTGCTAATGATTCTGGTGACTTTATCGTGGCTGTTACAGCTTGTACGACAGGTATTGCCCACACTTACATGGCTCAAGAAGCTCTTCAAAAAGTGGCTGCAGAAATGGGGGTTGGTATCAAGGTCGAAACCAACGGTGCTAGCGGTGTTGGAAATCAACTAACTGCAGAAGATATCCGCAAGGCTAAAGCTGTTATCATTGCAGCAGACAAGGCCGTTGAAATGGATCGATTTGATGGAAAACCATTGATCAATCGTCCAGTTGCTGACGGTATCCGTAAGACAGAAGAGTTAATTAACTTGGCTCTTTCAGGAGATGCTGAAGTCTATCGTGCCGCTAATGGTGCAAAAGCTGCAACAGCCTCTAACGAAAAACAAAGCCTTGGTGGTGCCTTCTACAAACACTTGATGAGTGGTGTATCTCAAATGTTGCCATTCGTTATTGGCGGTGGTATCATGATTGCCCTTGCCTTCTTGATTGACGGTGCTTTGGGTGTTCCGAATGAAAACCTTGGCAACCTTGGTTCTTACCACGAACTAGCTTCTATGTTCATGAAAATCGGTGGCGCTGCCTTTGGTTTGATGCTTCCAGTTTTTGCAGGTTATGTTGCCTACTCTATTGCTGAAAAACCAGGTTTGGTAGCAGGTTTCGTGGCTGGTGCTATTGCCAAAGAAGGTTTTGCCTTTGGTAAAATCCCTTATGCTGCAGGTGGTGAAGCAACTTCAACTCTTGCAGGTGTCTCATCTGGTTTCCTAGGTGCCCTTGTTGGTGGATTTATAGCAGGTGCCTTGGTTCTTGCTATCAAGAAATACGTTAAAGTTCCTCGTTCACTTGAAGGTGCTAAATCAATTCTCATCTTGCCACTTCTTGGAACTATTTTGACAGGATTTGTTATGCTGGCAGTTAACATTCCAATGGCGGCAATCAACACTGCTATGAATGACTTCCTTTGTGGTCTTGGAGGAGGATCAGCTGTTCTTCTCGGAATTGTTCTTGGAGGAATGATGGCTGTCGATATGGGTGGACCAGTTAACAAAGCAGCCTATGTCTTTGGTACAGGTACGCTTGCAGCGACTGTTTCTTCAGGTGGTTCCGTAGCCATGGCAGCGGTTATGGCTGGAGGAATGGTGCCACCACTTGCCATCTTTGTCGCAACTCTTCTTTTCAAAGATAAATTTACTAAGGAAGAACGTAACTCAGGTTTGACAAACATCATCATGGGCTTGTCATTTATCACTGAGGGAGCGATTCCATTTGGTGCAGCTGACCCAGCTCGTGCGATTCCAAGCTTCATCCTTGGTTCAGCAGTAGCAGGTGGACTCGTTGGTCTTACTGGTATTAAACTCATGGCGCCACACGGAGGAATCTTCGTTATCGCCCTTACTTCAAATGCCCTTCTTTACCTCGTTTCTGTCTTAGTAGGAGCAATCGTAAGTGGTGTGGTCTATGGTTACCTACGCAAACCTCAAGAATAA